The stretch of DNA CGCTGTACGGGCTGGCGCCGCCCCCCAATCCCGGCCTCGGGATGGTCGTCCACGTCTCCCACGGCGCGGTGCTGGGCGTGGTCTTCGCCGGCCTCGTCGGCGCGCTGGGGATCGAAGACACGGCCCGTCGTGTCGGCCTCGGCGTCGCCTGGGGCGTCGTGACGTGGATCGGGCTGGCGGCACTCGTGATGCCGGTCTGGCTGAGCGTCGTCGGCTCCCCCGCGTCGCCGCCGTTCCCCAACTTCGCGCCCCCGTCGCTGCTGTGGCACGCCGTCTACGGCGCGGTGCTCGGCGGCGTCTACACCGTGACGGCGACCCGGGTGTGACCCCGATACTTTACTTCCGTCACGCGTAACCCGTCCTGTGGCAGAAACGGCGGGGTACGAGCGGTTCTTCCCATACGACCATCCGTATCCGAACCAGCGGGAGGCGATGGACCGCATCGCCAACGCCCTCGGACGCGGCCAGGACGTGTTGCTGGAGGGCGCACCGGGGACGGGCAAGACGCTCTCGGCGCTCGTGCCGGCGCTTGCCCACGCCCGCGAACACGACCGGACCGTCGTCATCACGACGAACGTCCACCAGCAGATGCGCCAGTTCGTCGAGGACGCCCGCGCCATCAGGGAGCAGGAGCCGATCCGGGCGGTCGTCTTCAAGGGGAAGGCGTCGATGTGTCATCTCGACGTCGGCTACGAGGAGTGCCGGAGCCTCAAGGAGACGACGCGGTCGCTGGTCGAGGCCGAGGCGGACCGGCGCGAACTGGCCGAGCGGAGCGAGGCGCTCCTCGACGACGTGCGGGCGGGGAGCGAGGAGGCCGGCGAGGCCCGCGCCGCCGTGATGGACGAACTCGAAGCGCTCGAGGAGGAGATCGAGGACCTCGAAGCCGCGAACGTCTGCGACCACTACCGCGCGAACCTCACCCGCGACACCGACGCCTTCCACGACTGGCTGTTCCAAGACGTGCGGACGCCCGAAGAGATCTACGCCTACGCCGACGAGCGTGGCCTCTGTGGCTACGAACTCCTCAAGGAGGGGATGGAGGGTATCGATCTCGCCGTCTGCAACTACCACCACCTGCTCGATCCGACGATCCGCGAACACTTCTTCCGGTGGCTGGACCGTGATCCGTCGGAGGTGATCACCGTCTTCGACGAGGCACACAACGTCGAGTCGACGGCGCGGGAACACGCCACGCGGACGTGCTCGGCGCGCACCCTGGAGGGCGCCCTCGCCGAACTCGACGAGGCCGACGACTCGCGGGCGGGGCGGGCGAGAAACGTCGTCGAGGCCTTCCAGACCGGCCTCGAAACCGCCGTCGACGACGCCCTCGGCTTCGGCGAGCGAGAACAGGTCGGCGACGACTGGCACGACCTCGCCATCGCCAACGACGACCGGCGGGACGACCTGACGCTCGCCTTCCTCGACGCCTACGAGGGCGAGGGGATCGACACGGAGGTCGACCTCGCCTTACAGATCGGCGAACGGCTGGACGAGGCGTACGAGGAAGCCTACCGCCGTGGCGAGACGACGACCCGGAAGGAGTGCGCCACCCTACAGGCTGCGGGTTTCGTCGCCGACTGGATGGG from Haloplanus salinus encodes:
- a CDS encoding DUF6789 family protein, coding for MSTTTETVGDTGELSGNHRAGILGGIVGALAMGALVLAMSPPVLAVAIPSLYGLAPPPNPGLGMVVHVSHGAVLGVVFAGLVGALGIEDTARRVGLGVAWGVVTWIGLAALVMPVWLSVVGSPASPPFPNFAPPSLLWHAVYGAVLGGVYTVTATRV
- a CDS encoding ATP-dependent DNA helicase; translation: MAETAGYERFFPYDHPYPNQREAMDRIANALGRGQDVLLEGAPGTGKTLSALVPALAHAREHDRTVVITTNVHQQMRQFVEDARAIREQEPIRAVVFKGKASMCHLDVGYEECRSLKETTRSLVEAEADRRELAERSEALLDDVRAGSEEAGEARAAVMDELEALEEEIEDLEAANVCDHYRANLTRDTDAFHDWLFQDVRTPEEIYAYADERGLCGYELLKEGMEGIDLAVCNYHHLLDPTIREHFFRWLDRDPSEVITVFDEAHNVESTAREHATRTCSARTLEGALAELDEADDSRAGRARNVVEAFQTGLETAVDDALGFGEREQVGDDWHDLAIANDDRRDDLTLAFLDAYEGEGIDTEVDLALQIGERLDEAYEEAYRRGETTTRKECATLQAAGFVADWMGHGADLGRHPMAAVRRDAGTEEVYGRAELYTCIPREVTEGLFDEVAASVLMSATLRPFDVVGDVLGLSDPVTMAYGLAYPEERRRTFAVEGPALFASERDDPETQATVAETLADAVRMTPGNTLVFCPSYAEAERYHDRVGGYLDEAGTPTEDLRRRFVADDDAALFTSLWGTLGEGVSFDGDDARTVVVVGVPYPNLSERLEAVQDAYDRVYDDRRGAGWRYAIEIPTIRKTRQALGRVIRSPDDFGVRVLLDKRYTRAARDMGKYGVRGSFPPEERDELIDVAPEKVKFAMLNFYADLDAYDGAPPTP